The window TGCACAGCAAATCATCGTTTTACATGATAAAAACACATCCATGTTGGACTCATCACAATTGATGAAACAATCCAATGAGGAAGGTTTAGCAAATTTAAATCGTTTGAAGGAAAAGTCATTGGAATCATCAACACTTATAAGTAATGTACAAACTGTTTTTGATAGTCTTATTGTGAAGGTAAGAGAAATTGAAGGTATTGTTGGAACGATTAATGAAATTTCTGATCAGACAAACCTTCTGGCGTTAAATGCATCGATTGAAGCGGCTCGTGCCGGTGAACATGGGAAGGGCTTTGCTGTAGTTGCAGAGGAAGTACGCAAACTTGCAGATCAAACATCGGTGGCGACGGAATTAGTGCGTACAACGTTACGTGGTATTGAAAGTGAAACAAATTTAGTTACTGGCGAAATGCAAAAAACAAATTCCATTGTTCAAGAGCAAAATGATTCGGTAGCCATAACAGAAACATCATTTAAAGAAATTGAGTTAGCAGTCGAAAAAATTATTTCTGCAATTGAGGAAATGGCAACTGGCGTAGAGTATTTAAATCAATCGAAGGATGAAATCATGCATTCTATTGAAAGTGTTGCGCATGTTAGTGAGAAGAACGCTGGTGCATCAGAGGAAGTAACTGCATCTGTTGACGAGCAACAGCGTGCAATTCAACTTATTAGTGAATCCTCAAATGATTTAACGGATGAAATCTTTGCATTACAAGAGTCTATTAAGCGCTTTATATTACGATAACTGATCGGATGTTTGTACAGTAGTAAGACTTTGTACAAGCATCCTTTTTCATTGTCGGACGTTGATAGCAGTAAAGGGGTGATGCATTTGAAAAAGTGGATGACGAGGGTGGTGATTCTACTAGTCTGCATGGGCGGTGTGATTTATATATGGTTAGGTGAGGAAATGAAGCGTGGTGTTCAACCTGCCGCGAATGGGACAGCTACATACATGATTGTACTTGGAGCCAAGGTAAAACCGGGTGGCGTTCCTTCACTATCTTTAAAAAATAGATTAGAGGAGTCGATCGAGTATTTAAATACGTATCCACATGTAAAGGTAATTGTGTCAGGTGGACAAGGATCTGATGAGGACAGAACAGAGGCTTCCGTTATGCTAGATTATTTGGTGAAAAGGGGTATTCCAGCTGAACGTATTTTAGTAGAAGATCAATCAACATCGACATACGAAAATTTATTATTTTCAAGGGATGTATTACCAGAAGGTACAAAACAAATTACCATTGTTTCGAATGATTTTCACTTACAACGGGCGAAGTATTTAGCGAAGTCTTTAGGCTTTGAGGTGGATGTTGTTGCCGCGAAAACACCTAAATCTGTTGAAACAAAGTTAAGAATACGTGAAAGAGCTGCGTTATTAAAAACATATATTTTAGGTTATTAAAGGTATATTTTATTTCTTAATATCTTGCATTTGGCATATAATAGAAATATCACCGTGTATACGACAGAAAGAGGGGACTTCTATGACAACGTTTAAAGATTATCAATACCAACGTCCAAACGTGGAGGC of the Lysinibacillus fusiformis genome contains:
- a CDS encoding YdcF family protein encodes the protein MHLKKWMTRVVILLVCMGGVIYIWLGEEMKRGVQPAANGTATYMIVLGAKVKPGGVPSLSLKNRLEESIEYLNTYPHVKVIVSGGQGSDEDRTEASVMLDYLVKRGIPAERILVEDQSTSTYENLLFSRDVLPEGTKQITIVSNDFHLQRAKYLAKSLGFEVDVVAAKTPKSVETKLRIRERAALLKTYILGY